A single genomic interval of Burkholderia sp. HI2500 harbors:
- a CDS encoding autotransporter-associated beta strand repeat-containing protein → MNLARSKKSGEPFPKLLLPTGVFLALSGAGIVPAYATCTTAGTTVTCSGVANPLAPNYSNNANNVHATVNAGASVGVLLGVGGTAMSLTGNNTQLTNNGTIDPSALGTGLGVLSSGTVIGNAAASAGTTVINNGTMNGSTGVAISGVTGMALSVQNGTGGTSTINNTGTIGSNPLVGATLTGADAPVVAAYGGATVNMTNSGTITGRVSLGSNGTPGAGNTFVNSGTINGSVSMGANSTNAFTAVTGSSVNTAGGTGGALNITVGPITLGIAATGTVDGGAGGDNTLKLQQGASANGTIAANNYINFNHVDVQSGNWTINGASTAQDATLAGGVAIINDNASLGTGTITATGGALQAGAAGLNVSNNVSLGAGGLTVQGSTGLTLSGTVSGGGALTKNDSGTLTLSGANNYTGGTNLNAGGLVVGNNGALGTGALNVNGSATLDSSTNATLNNTVNLATGTTLTVGGSNNLGLAGSINGNGGLVKNGAATLTLTGTNTYTGDTTINSGTLELGAGGSLAASGTVNLSSAGATFDLSNASGTQTVGALAGAAGSAVNLGGNSLTLNGSGNATYAGTIGGTGGVTLSGTGTQTLTGANVYTGGTNLNGGNLSVGSNTALGLGAVNVNGSSTLDAITNVSLANGVNIATGTTLTLGGSTNLGLNGTVSGGGGLVKNGAATVTLSGANNYAGGTTLNAGGLVLGNNAALGTGALTVGGAATLDTSTNLSVNNAVNLNTGSTLTLGGSNALTLNGGIAGAGGLVKDGAATTTLTAANTYTGGTTINAGTLAISGGGSLAATGAVNLAGAGATLDVSAATGAQSIGALSGVAGTNVALGGNALTLGGTASGTFSGAIGGTGSLTLAGTGTQTLNGASTYSGGTNLSGGSSVVLGNNSALGTGAVNVAGAATLDTNTNVSVANAVSLGNGSTLTLGGSNALALSGGISGAGGLVKNGPATTTLTGANTYTGGTTINAGTLAVGAGGSLAATGAVNLAGAGAALDLGAATSAQTIGALSGVAGTAVNMGGNGLTLGGTASGTFSGVIGGTGSLTLAGTGTQTLTGANVYTGGTNLNSGGLVLGNNGALGGGALNVGGAATLDTSASLSVNNAVNLGTGATLTLGGSNALTLNGDITGAGALVKNGAATTTLTSAANYTGGTTINAGTLALGAGGSLAATGAVNVAGAGATLDLSGATGAQTIGALSGVAGSAVSLGANGLTLSGTASGNFGGTIGGTGGLTVAGTGTQTLSGTNTYTGGTTINGGSTLALGAGGSLASTGTVNLAGTGATFNLSGASGPQAIGALTGVAGTNVNLGANALTLNGSTNGTFGGVIGGAGSVTFAGTGTQTLTGANTYTGGTTINGGSTLALGAGGSLASGGAVNLAGAGATFNLSGASGAQTIGALNGAASTNVDLGANGLTLSGTASGTFGGVIGGTGSVTFAGTGTQTLMGANTYTGGTTINGGSTLALGAGGSLASGSAVNLAGTGATFNLSGASGPQAIGTLSGIDGTSVNLGANALTLNGSTNGTFGGVIGGTGSVTFAGTGTQTLTGANTYTGGTTINGGSTVALGAGGSLTSGGAVNLAGAGATFNLSGASGTQTIGALNGAANTNVDLGANGLTLSGTASGTFGGAIGGTGGVTFAGTGTQTLTGANTYTGGTTIDAGSTLALGAGGSLATGSTVNLAGTGATFNLSGASGPQILGTLSGIGGTSVNLGANALTLNGSTNGTFGGVIGGTGSVTFAGTGTQTLTGANTYTGGTTINGGSTLALGAGGSLASGSAVNLAGTGATLNLSGASGTQTLGTLSGGAGTNVNLGANGLTLNGSGNNTFGGAIGGTGSVTFAGAGTQTLTGANTYTGGTTINGGSTLALSAGGSLASGSTVNLAGTGATFDVSGATGAQTLGALNGAGGTNVNLGGNALTLNGSGGTFGGAIGGTGSVTFAGAGTQTLTGANTYTGGTTINGGSTLALGAGGSLASGSAVNLAGTGAMLNLSGASGAQTLGTLSGGTGTNVNLGANGLTLNGSGNNTFGGAIGGTGSVTFAGAGTQTLTGANTYTGGTTINGGSTLALGAGGSLASGSTVNLAGTGATFNVSGATGAQTIGALNGGAGTNVTLGTNALTLNGSGNGTFGGAIGGAGGVTFAGTGTQTLTGANTYTGGTTINGGSTLALGAGGSLASTGAVNLAGAGATFDASGATGAQTIGTLNGAAGATVNLGANALTLNGSGNGTFGGTIGGTGGVTIAGTGIQTLTGANTYTGGTTIAAGGALQLGNGGTSGSIAGNVVDNGALIVNQSGNVTIASVLSGTGSLTQAGSGQLTLTGASTLSGPTTVSAGTLAVNGSLGQSTVTVQNGATVTGTGTIGGLVVQGGATAAASQPGAALNVGGNVTFQPGSTFQVAASPQQSGSLAASGTATLNGGTVQVLANQSGYQPSTTYTILSAGSGVQGTFSQVNANYAFLAPTLSYDPDHVYLRLVSNGTAFPDVATTPNQRSVAGALGGLGAGNPLYDAVVTTDATTARRAYGLLDGELQASLKSMLLLDSRYVRDAVTDRVRQGLAPGSGPLAALSSGGAALCGDNTAGAVDPTLPPERRIGSRDGCYGGTPYQPVVWGQAFGGRSRLTGDGNASTVNRSMTGFIAGADMALNDKWRAGLAAGVTHSSLDNDQSSSASVNSYYLSLYGGAQYGALGVRGGASYTWYRINSDRSPGFAGFSDHDSAGYDANSAQVFGEVGYALPVGPVAIEPFAGLAYVNLHTDGYTETGGAAALRAGGETTHVGFSTLGVRAASQLGSIASGTFTARGTVGWRHAFGNVTPSSAFTFANGGTSFQVSGVPIARDSAVLEAGIDANITKRLTLGLTYSGQYGSGVRDNAILGNILWKF, encoded by the coding sequence ATGAATCTTGCGCGTTCGAAAAAATCCGGCGAACCGTTTCCGAAATTGCTGTTGCCGACGGGTGTTTTCCTGGCGCTGTCCGGCGCCGGTATCGTGCCCGCCTATGCGACCTGTACCACCGCGGGCACGACGGTGACCTGCTCCGGGGTCGCCAACCCGCTGGCGCCGAACTATTCGAACAACGCGAACAACGTTCATGCCACCGTCAACGCCGGCGCGAGCGTTGGCGTGCTGCTCGGCGTCGGTGGCACCGCGATGTCGCTGACGGGCAACAACACCCAACTGACCAACAACGGCACGATCGACCCGTCGGCGCTCGGCACCGGCCTCGGCGTGCTGTCGAGCGGCACGGTGATCGGCAACGCGGCGGCGAGCGCCGGCACCACCGTCATCAACAACGGCACGATGAACGGCTCGACCGGCGTGGCGATCAGCGGCGTGACGGGCATGGCGCTGTCGGTTCAGAACGGCACGGGCGGCACGTCGACGATCAACAACACCGGCACGATCGGCTCGAACCCGCTGGTCGGCGCGACCCTCACCGGCGCGGATGCGCCCGTGGTCGCCGCGTACGGCGGCGCCACGGTCAACATGACGAACAGCGGGACGATCACCGGCCGCGTGTCGCTCGGTTCGAACGGCACGCCCGGGGCGGGCAATACGTTCGTCAACTCGGGCACGATCAACGGCAGCGTGTCAATGGGCGCGAACAGCACGAACGCGTTCACCGCCGTGACGGGCTCGTCGGTCAACACGGCGGGCGGCACCGGGGGCGCTCTGAACATCACGGTCGGCCCGATCACGCTCGGTATCGCGGCGACGGGCACGGTCGACGGCGGCGCGGGCGGTGACAACACGCTCAAGCTGCAACAGGGGGCGAGCGCGAACGGCACGATCGCGGCCAACAACTACATCAACTTCAATCACGTCGATGTCCAGAGCGGCAACTGGACGATCAACGGCGCGTCGACCGCGCAGGACGCGACGCTCGCGGGCGGCGTGGCGATCATCAACGACAACGCGTCGCTCGGCACCGGCACGATCACGGCCACCGGCGGTGCCCTGCAGGCGGGTGCGGCCGGGCTCAACGTCAGCAACAACGTGAGCCTCGGCGCGGGCGGCCTGACGGTGCAGGGTTCGACCGGGCTTACGCTATCGGGCACGGTATCGGGCGGCGGCGCGCTGACGAAGAACGACAGCGGCACGCTGACGCTGTCCGGCGCGAACAACTACACGGGCGGCACGAACCTGAACGCAGGCGGCCTCGTGGTCGGCAACAACGGGGCGCTCGGCACCGGTGCGCTGAACGTCAACGGCTCGGCCACGCTCGACTCGAGCACGAACGCGACGCTCAACAACACCGTCAATCTCGCCACGGGCACGACGCTGACGGTCGGCGGCAGCAACAATCTCGGACTGGCCGGCTCCATCAACGGCAACGGCGGCCTCGTGAAGAACGGTGCGGCAACGCTGACGCTGACGGGCACGAACACCTACACCGGCGACACGACGATCAACAGCGGCACGCTCGAGCTGGGTGCCGGCGGCAGCCTCGCGGCATCCGGCACGGTGAACCTGAGCAGCGCGGGCGCGACGTTCGACCTGAGCAACGCGTCGGGCACGCAGACGGTCGGCGCGCTGGCGGGCGCGGCCGGCTCGGCCGTGAACCTCGGCGGCAATTCGCTGACGTTGAACGGCAGCGGCAATGCGACGTACGCGGGCACGATCGGCGGCACGGGCGGCGTGACGCTGTCGGGCACGGGCACGCAGACGTTGACCGGCGCCAACGTGTACACGGGCGGAACGAACCTGAACGGCGGCAACCTCTCCGTCGGCAGCAATACGGCGCTCGGCCTCGGCGCGGTGAACGTGAACGGCTCGTCGACGCTCGACGCGATCACTAACGTATCGCTCGCGAACGGTGTCAACATCGCCACCGGCACGACGCTGACACTCGGCGGCAGCACGAATCTCGGCCTAAACGGCACGGTCTCGGGTGGCGGCGGTCTCGTGAAGAACGGCGCGGCGACCGTGACGCTGTCCGGCGCAAACAACTACGCCGGCGGCACGACCCTGAACGCAGGCGGCCTGGTGCTCGGCAACAATGCGGCGCTCGGCACGGGCGCGCTGACCGTCGGCGGCGCGGCGACGCTCGATACGAGCACGAACCTGTCGGTCAACAACGCCGTCAACCTCAACACCGGTTCGACTCTGACACTGGGCGGCAGCAATGCCCTCACGCTGAACGGCGGCATCGCCGGCGCGGGCGGGCTCGTGAAGGACGGCGCGGCGACCACGACGTTGACGGCCGCGAACACCTACACGGGCGGCACGACGATCAACGCGGGCACGCTGGCGATCAGCGGGGGCGGCAGCCTTGCGGCGACGGGCGCGGTGAACCTGGCCGGTGCGGGTGCGACGCTCGACGTGAGCGCCGCGACCGGTGCGCAGTCGATCGGTGCGCTGTCCGGTGTCGCCGGGACGAACGTCGCGCTGGGCGGTAACGCGCTGACGCTGGGCGGAACCGCCAGCGGCACCTTCAGCGGTGCGATCGGCGGCACCGGCAGCCTGACGCTGGCCGGCACCGGCACGCAGACGCTGAACGGCGCGAGCACCTACTCGGGCGGCACGAACCTGAGCGGCGGCAGCAGCGTGGTACTCGGCAACAACAGCGCGCTCGGTACCGGCGCGGTGAACGTCGCGGGCGCGGCAACGCTCGACACGAACACGAACGTGTCGGTCGCCAACGCGGTCAGTCTCGGCAACGGTTCGACGCTGACGCTGGGCGGCAGCAATGCGCTCGCGTTGAGCGGCGGCATTTCCGGCGCGGGCGGTCTCGTGAAGAACGGCCCGGCGACCACGACGCTGACGGGTGCGAACACCTACACGGGCGGCACGACGATCAACGCGGGCACGCTGGCGGTGGGCGCCGGCGGCAGCCTGGCGGCGACGGGCGCGGTGAACCTGGCAGGCGCGGGCGCGGCGCTCGACCTGGGCGCGGCGACCAGCGCCCAGACGATCGGTGCGCTGTCGGGTGTCGCGGGGACGGCCGTCAACATGGGCGGCAACGGGCTGACGCTGGGCGGGACCGCCAGCGGCACCTTCAGCGGCGTGATCGGCGGCACCGGCAGCCTGACGCTGGCCGGTACCGGCACGCAGACCCTGACGGGCGCGAACGTCTATACGGGCGGCACGAACCTGAACAGCGGCGGCCTGGTGCTCGGCAACAACGGGGCGCTCGGCGGCGGCGCGCTGAACGTCGGCGGCGCGGCGACGCTCGACACGAGCGCGAGCCTGTCGGTCAACAACGCGGTCAATCTCGGCACCGGCGCGACGCTGACGCTCGGCGGCAGCAACGCGCTCACGTTGAACGGCGACATCACCGGCGCGGGTGCCCTCGTGAAGAACGGCGCGGCGACGACGACGCTGACGAGCGCGGCCAACTACACGGGGGGCACGACGATCAACGCGGGCACGCTGGCGCTCGGTGCCGGCGGCAGCCTGGCGGCGACGGGCGCGGTGAACGTGGCCGGTGCGGGCGCGACGCTCGACCTGAGCGGCGCGACGGGCGCACAGACGATCGGCGCGCTGAGCGGCGTCGCCGGCTCGGCCGTGAGCCTCGGCGCGAACGGCCTGACGCTGAGCGGAACCGCCAGCGGCAATTTCGGCGGCACGATCGGCGGCACCGGCGGCCTGACCGTGGCCGGCACGGGCACGCAAACGCTGTCCGGTACGAACACGTACACGGGCGGCACGACGATCAACGGCGGCAGCACGCTGGCGCTCGGCGCGGGCGGCAGTCTCGCGTCGACGGGTACGGTGAACCTCGCCGGCACGGGCGCGACGTTCAACCTGAGCGGCGCATCGGGCCCGCAGGCGATCGGCGCGCTGACCGGGGTGGCCGGCACGAACGTGAATCTCGGTGCGAATGCGTTGACGTTGAACGGCAGCACCAATGGCACGTTCGGCGGCGTGATCGGCGGCGCCGGTAGCGTAACGTTCGCGGGTACCGGCACGCAGACGCTGACGGGCGCCAATACGTACACGGGTGGCACGACGATCAACGGTGGCAGCACGCTGGCGCTGGGTGCGGGCGGCAGCCTCGCGTCGGGCGGCGCAGTGAATCTCGCCGGTGCGGGCGCGACGTTCAACCTGAGCGGCGCATCGGGCGCGCAGACGATCGGCGCGTTGAATGGCGCGGCCAGTACGAACGTGGATCTGGGCGCGAACGGGCTGACGCTGAGCGGCACCGCCAGCGGCACGTTCGGCGGCGTGATCGGCGGCACCGGCAGCGTGACGTTCGCGGGCACCGGCACGCAGACGCTTATGGGTGCGAACACCTATACGGGCGGCACGACCATCAACGGCGGCAGCACACTGGCGTTGGGCGCGGGCGGCAGCCTCGCATCGGGCAGTGCGGTGAATCTCGCCGGCACGGGTGCGACGTTCAACCTGAGCGGCGCATCAGGCCCGCAGGCGATCGGCACGCTGAGCGGTATCGACGGCACGAGCGTGAACCTGGGCGCGAATGCGCTGACGTTGAACGGCAGCACCAACGGCACGTTCGGCGGCGTGATCGGTGGCACCGGCAGCGTGACGTTCGCGGGTACCGGCACGCAGACGCTGACGGGTGCGAATACCTACACGGGCGGTACGACGATCAACGGTGGCAGCACGGTGGCGCTGGGTGCGGGCGGCAGCCTCACGTCGGGCGGCGCGGTGAATCTCGCCGGCGCGGGCGCGACGTTCAACCTGAGCGGCGCATCGGGCACGCAGACGATCGGTGCGTTGAATGGCGCGGCCAATACGAACGTGGATCTGGGCGCGAACGGGTTGACGTTGAGCGGGACTGCCAGCGGCACGTTCGGTGGTGCGATCGGCGGCACCGGGGGGGTGACGTTCGCGGGCACCGGCACGCAGACGCTGACGGGTGCGAATACCTACACGGGCGGCACGACGATCGATGCCGGCAGCACGCTCGCGTTGGGCGCGGGCGGCAGCCTCGCGACGGGTAGCACGGTGAACCTGGCCGGCACGGGCGCGACGTTCAACCTGAGCGGCGCATCGGGCCCGCAGATACTCGGCACGCTGAGCGGCATCGGCGGCACGAGCGTGAACCTGGGCGCCAATGCGCTGACGTTGAACGGCAGCACCAACGGCACGTTCGGCGGCGTGATCGGCGGCACCGGCAGCGTGACGTTCGCGGGTACCGGTACGCAGACGCTGACGGGGGCGAACACGTACACGGGCGGCACGACCATCAACGGCGGCAGCACGCTGGCGCTCGGCGCGGGCGGCAGTCTCGCGTCGGGCAGCGCGGTGAATCTGGCCGGCACGGGCGCAACGCTCAACCTGAGCGGCGCATCGGGCACGCAGACGCTCGGCACGCTGTCCGGCGGCGCAGGCACGAACGTGAACCTCGGCGCGAATGGACTCACGCTGAACGGCAGCGGCAACAACACGTTCGGCGGCGCGATCGGCGGCACCGGCAGCGTGACGTTCGCGGGCGCCGGCACGCAGACGCTGACGGGCGCGAATACCTACACGGGCGGTACGACGATCAACGGTGGCAGCACGCTGGCATTGAGTGCGGGCGGCAGCCTCGCGTCGGGCAGCACGGTGAACCTGGCCGGCACGGGGGCGACGTTCGACGTGAGCGGCGCGACGGGTGCGCAGACACTCGGTGCGTTGAACGGCGCGGGCGGCACGAACGTGAACCTCGGCGGCAACGCACTGACGTTGAACGGAAGCGGCGGGACGTTCGGCGGCGCGATCGGCGGCACCGGCAGCGTGACGTTCGCGGGCGCCGGCACACAGACGCTGACGGGGGCGAACACGTACACGGGCGGCACGACGATCAACGGTGGAAGCACGCTGGCGCTCGGCGCGGGCGGCAGCCTCGCGTCGGGTAGCGCAGTGAATCTGGCCGGCACGGGCGCAATGCTCAACCTGAGCGGCGCATCGGGCGCGCAGACGCTCGGCACGCTGTCCGGCGGCACCGGCACGAACGTGAACCTCGGCGCGAATGGGCTCACGCTGAACGGCAGCGGCAACAACACGTTCGGCGGCGCGATCGGCGGCACCGGCAGCGTGACGTTCGCGGGCGCCGGCACGCAAACGCTGACGGGCGCGAACACCTACACGGGCGGCACGACCATCAACGGCGGCAGCACGCTGGCGCTCGGTGCGGGCGGCAGCCTCGCGTCGGGCAGCACGGTGAATCTGGCCGGCACGGGGGCGACGTTCAACGTGAGCGGCGCGACGGGCGCACAGACGATTGGTGCGCTGAACGGCGGCGCCGGCACGAACGTGACCCTCGGCACGAATGCGCTCACGCTGAACGGCAGCGGCAACGGCACGTTCGGTGGCGCGATCGGCGGCGCGGGCGGCGTGACGTTCGCCGGCACCGGCACGCAGACACTGACGGGCGCGAACACCTACACGGGCGGCACGACGATCAACGGCGGCAGCACGCTGGCACTTGGCGCGGGCGGCAGCCTCGCGTCGACGGGCGCGGTGAATCTCGCGGGCGCGGGGGCGACGTTCGATGCGAGCGGCGCGACAGGCGCGCAGACGATCGGTACGTTGAACGGCGCGGCCGGCGCGACCGTCAATCTCGGCGCCAATGCGTTGACGTTGAACGGCAGCGGCAACGGCACGTTCGGCGGGACGATCGGCGGCACGGGCGGCGTGACGATCGCCGGCACCGGCATCCAGACGCTGACGGGCGCGAACACGTATACGGGCGGCACCACGATCGCGGCCGGCGGCGCGCTGCAACTCGGCAACGGCGGCACGTCGGGCAGCATCGCCGGCAATGTCGTCGACAACGGCGCGCTGATCGTCAACCAATCCGGCAACGTGACGATTGCAAGCGTGCTGTCCGGCACCGGTTCGCTCACGCAGGCCGGCAGCGGGCAACTGACGCTGACGGGCGCCAGCACGCTGAGCGGCCCGACCACGGTCAGCGCGGGCACGCTCGCCGTGAACGGTTCGCTCGGACAGTCGACCGTGACCGTGCAGAACGGTGCGACGGTCACGGGCACCGGCACGATCGGCGGCCTCGTGGTGCAGGGCGGCGCGACGGCGGCCGCGTCGCAGCCGGGCGCGGCGCTGAACGTGGGCGGCAACGTCACGTTCCAGCCGGGCTCGACGTTCCAGGTCGCGGCCTCGCCGCAGCAAAGCGGCAGTCTCGCGGCAAGCGGCACGGCGACGCTGAACGGCGGCACCGTGCAGGTGCTGGCGAACCAGAGCGGCTACCAGCCGAGCACGACCTATACGATCCTTTCCGCAGGGTCGGGCGTGCAGGGCACGTTCAGCCAGGTGAATGCGAACTACGCGTTCCTCGCGCCGACGCTCAGCTACGATCCGGATCACGTGTACCTGCGGCTGGTCTCGAACGGTACCGCGTTTCCCGATGTCGCGACGACGCCGAACCAGCGCTCGGTCGCGGGCGCGCTCGGCGGGCTCGGCGCCGGCAACCCGCTGTACGACGCCGTGGTGACGACCGATGCGACGACCGCACGCCGCGCCTACGGGCTGCTCGACGGTGAACTGCAGGCGAGCCTGAAGAGCATGCTGCTGCTCGACAGCCGCTATGTGCGCGACGCGGTGACCGATCGTGTCCGCCAGGGCCTCGCGCCGGGATCGGGCCCGCTCGCGGCGCTGTCGTCGGGGGGCGCGGCCTTGTGCGGCGACAACACGGCCGGCGCGGTCGACCCGACGCTGCCGCCGGAACGCCGGATCGGCTCGCGCGACGGCTGCTACGGCGGCACGCCTTACCAGCCGGTCGTCTGGGGGCAGGCGTTCGGCGGCCGCAGCCGGCTCACCGGCGACGGCAACGCGTCGACGGTCAACCGCAGCATGACGGGCTTCATCGCCGGTGCCGACATGGCGCTCAACGACAAGTGGCGAGCGGGCCTGGCCGCGGGTGTCACGCACAGCTCGCTCGACAATGACCAGAGTTCGTCGGCGTCGGTGAACAGCTACTACCTGTCGCTGTACGGCGGCGCGCAGTACGGCGCGCTCGGCGTGCGCGGCGGCGCGTCGTACACGTGGTACCGGATCAACAGCGACCGTTCGCCGGGCTTCGCGGGCTTCTCCGATCATGATTCGGCCGGCTACGACGCGAATTCGGCGCAGGTGTTCGGCGAAGTCGGCTACGCGCTGCCGGTCGGGCCCGTGGCGATCGAACCGTTCGCGGGCCTCGCGTATGTGAACCTGCACACCGACGGCTATACGGAAACCGGTGGCGCGGCCGCGCTGCGCGCCGGCGGCGAGACGACGCACGTCGGCTTCTCGACCCTCGGCGTGCGCGCGGCGTCGCAGCTCGGCTCGATCGCGAGCGGCACGTTCACCGCACGCGGGACGGTCGGCTGGCGGCATGCGTTCGGCAACGTGACGCCGTCATCGGCGTTCACGTTCGCGAACGGCGGCACGTCGTTCCAGGTATCGGGCGTGCCGATTGCTCGCGACAGCGCCGTGCTCGAGGCCGGCATCGACGCGAACATCACGAAGCGCCTGACACTCGGCCTCACGTACAGCGGCCAGTACGGCAGCGGCGTGCGCGACAACGCGATACTCGGCAACATCCTGTGGAAGTTCTGA
- a CDS encoding YdcF family protein yields the protein MKNHTKRGVFARLGRLLAVVACLWIVAAVALVASGMRMPSEPADVAVIFGNALDEAGAPKPVLAARLDVGVRCYRTGQCPAFLVSGAIDGPGLNEATAMRDYLVARGVPADRIAVDDQGDNTLATAQHTLAYLQAHRVSRVVIVSQYYHLARARLAFERVGIARADISAAYPRRFQLRDVYSSWREVPAYAVYAARLWVNPDARPVSFRPMLYLMSLFS from the coding sequence TTGAAAAACCACACCAAACGGGGCGTGTTTGCCCGCCTGGGCCGCCTGCTGGCCGTCGTCGCGTGCCTCTGGATCGTCGCGGCCGTTGCGCTCGTCGCGTCCGGGATGCGGATGCCGAGCGAGCCGGCCGACGTCGCCGTGATCTTCGGCAACGCGCTCGACGAGGCCGGCGCGCCGAAGCCCGTGCTCGCCGCCCGGCTCGACGTGGGCGTGCGCTGCTACCGCACGGGGCAGTGCCCGGCGTTCCTCGTCAGCGGCGCGATCGACGGCCCCGGGCTGAACGAGGCGACCGCGATGCGCGACTATCTCGTGGCGCGCGGCGTGCCGGCCGACCGGATCGCGGTCGACGATCAGGGCGACAACACACTCGCGACCGCGCAGCACACGCTCGCCTATCTGCAGGCGCATCGCGTGTCGCGTGTGGTGATCGTCAGCCAGTATTACCACCTCGCGCGGGCGCGCCTCGCGTTCGAGCGCGTCGGCATCGCGCGGGCGGACATCTCCGCCGCGTATCCGCGCCGTTTCCAGTTGCGCGACGTCTATTCGAGCTGGCGCGAAGTGCCGGCGTATGCGGTGTATGCGGCGCGGCTGTGGGTGAACCCCGATGCGCGGCCGGTTTCGTTCCGGCCGATGCTTTATCTGATGAGCCTGTTTTCGTAA